In Fibrobacter sp. UWB10, one DNA window encodes the following:
- a CDS encoding EAL domain-containing protein encodes MTLREKSDIPASVVVDLLNTAKVDPFVIFDAKSHEIYMVNPSMSLFWKPKRPYEQGIKFEEYFFPANEQNTLFVEELLEKGVTIIRCPYSGKDLVVEASQISWNGKRSIFMRVNDHSDRFFDSLTGLPNLEYCRIRGENYVEGLLNAGKTPAVVFFDIIGMKLYNNANGFSSGNEFLIHFAAVLKKQFADNLVCRSTNDHFVVVADIANLKEKLCEVRKYVKGTVSKISMDLYVGICEADTDSDILDAIEKAKLACNVQKKKGDKFIRQYDEDLHRTLILHNYVVNHIDDAIENGYIKVYYQPVVRTISETFCGMEALARWIDPEQGFLNPGEFIGALEESKQIHKLDSHVIELVCKEMREQLDQGYPVVPVSFNLSRLDFTGCDIFEVVESILEKYKIERDYIRVEITESIMASDSYIQHEIERFRLVGYEVWMDDFGSGYSSLNTLKDYKFDELKIDMAFLSNFNEVSRTIISSMVRMAKSLGLKTLAEGVETKGQMEFLKSIGCEKVQGYYYGKPQPLKATMEHMETSGIAIEDSNTRAVYSKIGRLDYQENTPRAIMSFENGIFKFLFVNKQYEEQLLSLGFKDVQEVEDASNNPENPVYYTLHEAERAAYEAPCEVTYVTHGMYVIMRGRLVADNNGCHIYDLSFRNTHVSAYDSSSQGGESVLPANTKTILIAEANPQERAFLESILRSDYHVLLAEDGEQALSLLLEYGRHVALALINANLPKMDGFKLIQNFQAERRNLQIPFVVMTDNIDLAKESIRIGATQFLLTPIKDRGMLKAKIDGSIKNAEMLQQLALNYMEFVPGGVILYSVKTGEILYVNARILDMFECSSVDDFRNYAGRFFKNAIVPEDYGRTNTDISEQVKSRSTATKQLTFRVKTINGNIKRVYHVGKVFGKTPYGTIYSAFMSEDDLAMKKYFARKESFAKFMASGVSTNTKSYDPGYRGFLFWNLTKNSPVIRMGGISYIPKDLEDKYTYEIHYKYLSSVMQQNETNVMNALDYTRDKLILDYMNKCMVHSLDISYDVAGYKFTIRSSFDMMMDPESGDIILKLQNDSIKTTKK; translated from the coding sequence ATGACTTTGCGTGAGAAATCCGACATTCCCGCGTCGGTAGTCGTGGATCTTTTGAATACGGCCAAGGTGGATCCGTTTGTGATTTTCGATGCGAAATCGCACGAAATCTATATGGTGAATCCTTCTATGTCGCTTTTTTGGAAACCGAAAAGACCCTATGAACAGGGAATCAAGTTCGAAGAATATTTCTTTCCTGCCAACGAACAGAATACATTGTTTGTCGAAGAACTCCTTGAAAAAGGGGTGACGATTATTCGCTGCCCGTATTCGGGAAAAGACCTGGTTGTAGAGGCGTCGCAGATTTCCTGGAATGGCAAGCGCTCCATTTTCATGCGCGTAAACGATCATTCCGACCGGTTCTTCGATTCCCTGACGGGGCTTCCGAATTTAGAGTATTGCCGCATCCGCGGAGAAAACTATGTAGAGGGTCTTTTAAATGCAGGTAAAACCCCTGCAGTGGTTTTCTTCGACATTATCGGGATGAAGCTTTACAACAATGCCAACGGCTTTAGCTCCGGAAACGAGTTCTTGATTCACTTTGCGGCCGTACTGAAAAAGCAGTTTGCAGATAACCTGGTATGCCGTAGCACGAACGACCATTTTGTCGTTGTTGCAGACATTGCCAACCTCAAAGAAAAGTTGTGCGAAGTTCGAAAATACGTTAAAGGTACGGTTTCGAAAATTTCGATGGACCTTTACGTGGGCATTTGTGAGGCCGATACAGACAGCGATATTCTCGACGCGATTGAAAAGGCGAAACTCGCCTGCAACGTTCAAAAGAAAAAGGGTGATAAATTTATTCGGCAATATGACGAAGACCTGCACAGAACTCTCATATTGCACAATTACGTGGTAAACCACATTGACGACGCCATTGAGAACGGCTACATCAAGGTTTATTACCAGCCGGTGGTGCGTACGATTTCGGAAACGTTCTGCGGCATGGAGGCGCTTGCTCGTTGGATCGATCCTGAACAGGGTTTTTTGAACCCGGGTGAATTTATCGGCGCATTAGAAGAATCCAAGCAAATTCATAAGCTCGACAGCCACGTGATAGAACTTGTTTGCAAAGAAATGCGCGAACAATTGGACCAGGGCTACCCTGTGGTTCCGGTGTCGTTCAACCTTTCGCGATTGGACTTTACCGGCTGCGATATTTTTGAGGTAGTTGAAAGCATTCTTGAAAAATACAAGATTGAGCGTGACTACATCCGTGTAGAAATTACCGAAAGCATCATGGCGTCGGATTCGTATATCCAGCATGAAATTGAGCGATTCCGTCTGGTTGGCTACGAAGTTTGGATGGACGATTTCGGGAGCGGTTATTCTTCGCTGAATACGCTCAAGGACTACAAGTTCGACGAACTTAAAATCGACATGGCCTTCCTTTCGAACTTTAACGAGGTATCTCGCACCATTATCAGCTCGATGGTCCGCATGGCGAAAAGCCTTGGGTTAAAGACCTTGGCCGAAGGTGTAGAAACCAAGGGACAGATGGAATTCCTGAAGAGCATCGGTTGCGAAAAAGTCCAGGGCTACTACTATGGAAAGCCGCAACCGTTGAAGGCTACCATGGAGCACATGGAAACTTCGGGAATAGCCATCGAAGATAGCAACACGCGTGCCGTGTATTCAAAAATCGGGCGTCTCGACTATCAGGAAAATACTCCCAGGGCGATCATGTCCTTCGAAAACGGAATTTTCAAGTTCCTGTTTGTGAACAAACAGTACGAAGAACAGCTCCTGAGTCTCGGTTTTAAGGATGTCCAGGAAGTCGAGGATGCTTCGAACAATCCTGAAAACCCGGTGTACTACACACTTCACGAGGCAGAAAGGGCCGCCTACGAGGCTCCCTGTGAAGTGACCTATGTGACGCATGGCATGTACGTCATTATGAGGGGGCGCCTGGTTGCCGACAATAACGGCTGTCACATTTACGACTTGTCTTTCCGCAATACGCATGTGAGTGCGTATGACAGTTCTTCTCAAGGTGGAGAGTCGGTGCTTCCGGCAAATACGAAGACTATATTGATTGCCGAAGCCAATCCGCAAGAGAGGGCATTCCTTGAAAGTATTTTGAGATCGGATTACCACGTGTTGCTTGCCGAAGATGGCGAACAGGCTCTTAGCTTGCTGCTTGAATACGGACGTCACGTGGCTCTTGCCTTGATTAACGCAAACCTTCCGAAAATGGACGGTTTCAAACTCATCCAGAATTTCCAAGCTGAACGGCGCAATCTCCAAATTCCATTTGTTGTCATGACCGACAACATAGATTTAGCCAAAGAAAGCATCCGTATAGGCGCCACTCAGTTCCTCTTGACGCCCATTAAAGATAGGGGCATGCTCAAGGCAAAAATTGATGGCTCTATCAAGAATGCCGAAATGCTGCAGCAATTGGCTTTGAACTATATGGAGTTTGTTCCTGGCGGAGTAATTCTGTACAGTGTAAAGACTGGCGAAATTCTTTATGTAAATGCCCGAATACTTGACATGTTTGAATGTAGCAGTGTCGATGATTTCCGTAATTATGCCGGGCGGTTCTTCAAGAATGCAATTGTTCCCGAAGATTACGGAAGGACGAATACGGATATTTCGGAACAGGTAAAGAGCAGAAGCACCGCGACAAAGCAATTGACCTTCCGTGTAAAGACAATCAACGGAAACATCAAGCGCGTCTATCATGTGGGAAAAGTCTTTGGCAAGACTCCGTATGGAACAATCTATTCGGCATTCATGTCCGAAGACGACTTGGCAATGAAAAAGTACTTTGCCCGTAAAGAATCTTTCGCAAAATTCATGGCATCGGGCGTGTCGACGAATACGAAATCTTACGACCCGGGTTATCGCGGATTCCTGTTCTGGAACCTGACCAAGAATTCTCCTGTGATTCGCATGGGCGGAATCTCGTACATCCCCAAGGATCTCGAAGACAAGTACACCTACGAAATCCATTACAAGTACCTGAGTTCCGTGATGCAGCAAAACGAAACTAATGTCATGAACGCGTTGGATTACACGCGCGATAAACTGATCCTCGATTACATGAACAAGTGCATGGTGCATTCGCTGGACATCAGCTATGACGTCGCGGGCTATAAATTTACAATCCGATCCAGTTTCGACATGATGATGGACCCGGAATCCGGCGACATCATCCTGAAACTGCAAAACGACAGTATCAAGACGACAAAGAAGTAA
- a CDS encoding DUF4230 domain-containing protein produces the protein MKLALKILAIVILVCATVVATAVVMKKLYTAETRGPTITSAFVEQQISEIAELATLHHHYRKNANYQDAKKLLKYMPDWRINKSIKEFMLIYQGDVKLGYDLKDIKINVEPITRTILIYLPEPKILSHSINFESIEVFWEKKGWFNDIKFEDFKQFFIAEQKKYEEENSEELKRRAREHAKQIIRLYLGSIVKFAEPEENNEQPFVKRWLEPNDGYHINLE, from the coding sequence ATGAAGCTTGCCCTAAAAATACTGGCCATCGTGATTCTCGTGTGCGCAACTGTAGTTGCGACTGCCGTAGTCATGAAAAAGCTGTACACCGCCGAGACAAGAGGGCCGACCATTACAAGCGCTTTCGTAGAGCAGCAAATCAGCGAGATTGCGGAGCTAGCAACACTCCACCACCACTACCGCAAAAACGCGAACTACCAAGACGCCAAGAAACTCTTGAAATACATGCCCGACTGGAGAATCAACAAGTCCATCAAGGAATTCATGCTGATTTACCAGGGCGATGTCAAGCTCGGTTACGACTTGAAAGACATCAAAATCAATGTCGAGCCAATCACCAGGACAATCCTGATTTACTTGCCGGAACCTAAAATTCTGAGCCACAGTATCAATTTCGAAAGCATTGAAGTTTTTTGGGAAAAGAAGGGCTGGTTCAACGATATCAAATTCGAAGACTTCAAGCAGTTCTTTATTGCCGAGCAGAAAAAATACGAAGAAGAAAACAGCGAAGAACTCAAGCGCAGGGCTCGCGAACACGCCAAGCAAATCATACGGCTTTACCTAGGGTCAATCGTCAAATTCGCCGAACCCGAAGAAAACAACGAACAGCCGTTCGTTAAAAGATGGCTAGAACCCAATGATGGCTACCACATCAATCTAGAATAG
- a CDS encoding lysophospholipid acyltransferase family protein, giving the protein MAIGIRHAWHVFVKLVSFFIFGFFSLTVALGLFPIIHLITGFSERRFKAFSRKLNHVFFIVYVKVISAIGCISVDIENKEALTHLRSKVVVANHPSILDVVILFSLVPNADCIVKGDLVNNKFVSLIVRNLYIPNNIPFDEQLERAKKSMDEGNNLIIFPEGTRSKSGVPWEFKKGAARFALYAKKDVIPIFFGGNDKIGLRKYDRITQYHPTERLQFKLKVLEPISIKEYEDIPMTISASTLTKKMKEVLEQELTEAK; this is encoded by the coding sequence ATGGCCATAGGAATCCGTCACGCTTGGCATGTTTTCGTTAAGCTAGTCAGCTTTTTCATTTTCGGCTTTTTTAGTCTGACCGTTGCCCTAGGCCTATTCCCGATTATCCACCTGATAACAGGCTTTTCCGAAAGACGCTTCAAGGCATTTTCACGCAAGCTCAACCACGTTTTCTTTATCGTCTACGTCAAGGTCATTAGCGCCATCGGCTGCATTAGCGTAGATATCGAAAATAAAGAAGCGCTGACCCACCTCCGCTCCAAAGTTGTCGTCGCGAACCACCCCTCTATTCTAGACGTCGTCATCTTGTTTTCGCTCGTGCCCAACGCAGACTGCATCGTGAAAGGCGACCTCGTCAACAACAAGTTCGTTTCGCTCATTGTAAGGAACCTCTACATTCCAAACAATATTCCTTTCGACGAACAGCTGGAGCGCGCCAAGAAATCGATGGACGAAGGCAACAACCTCATTATATTCCCTGAAGGCACGCGTTCTAAATCCGGCGTTCCTTGGGAATTCAAGAAGGGCGCCGCTAGGTTCGCCCTCTATGCCAAGAAGGACGTCATTCCCATTTTCTTTGGAGGCAACGATAAAATCGGACTGCGCAAGTACGACAGAATCACGCAGTACCATCCGACCGAACGTCTCCAGTTCAAACTGAAAGTTCTCGAGCCCATTTCGATTAAGGAATACGAAGATATTCCCATGACGATAAGCGCAAGTACTCTCACCAAGAAAATGAAAGAAGTTCTCGAGCAGGAACTCACGGAGGCAAAATGA
- a CDS encoding beta-ketoacyl synthase chain length factor has translation MFQDFNMPDKKSRQKIYIQRLSRFIPTETQSKPDVSFVPMLTRRRLSYLSRMVVLVSDQVSRDNDGNRLNASKVTFASQFGEITQQLKISQALIETGNVSPAHFSLSVFNASVANASILESNTAGYAATASGKDSFVSGLADCLAALENEECDTRTFIFADEPIPETYAPIAGVPYPNAVCAIALRLTTEVSKADAAFKNVDVANLFEQFKTRQDHYDTAAEQALAFLRELDSQKE, from the coding sequence ATGTTTCAGGATTTTAACATGCCCGATAAAAAATCTAGACAAAAAATCTATATCCAGAGATTATCCCGCTTTATTCCGACCGAAACGCAGTCAAAGCCGGATGTTTCGTTTGTTCCCATGCTCACAAGACGCCGTTTGAGCTATCTTTCGCGAATGGTTGTCCTTGTAAGCGACCAAGTTTCGCGCGACAACGACGGCAACAGGCTCAATGCATCCAAGGTAACGTTTGCTTCGCAATTTGGCGAAATTACCCAGCAATTAAAGATTTCGCAGGCGCTCATTGAAACCGGCAACGTTTCGCCCGCCCACTTTAGCCTTTCGGTATTCAACGCCTCGGTCGCAAACGCATCGATTCTCGAATCAAACACCGCAGGCTATGCAGCGACTGCTTCTGGAAAGGATTCTTTTGTTTCGGGACTTGCGGACTGCCTTGCCGCTCTTGAAAACGAGGAATGCGACACGCGCACGTTTATCTTTGCCGACGAACCCATTCCCGAAACTTATGCCCCCATTGCAGGAGTTCCCTATCCCAACGCCGTGTGCGCGATTGCGCTCAGACTCACGACCGAGGTATCTAAGGCGGACGCCGCCTTCAAGAATGTGGATGTGGCAAACCTGTTCGAACAGTTCAAGACTCGGCAAGACCACTACGACACCGCCGCAGAGCAAGCCCTCGCGTTTCTCCGCGAACTAGACTCGCAGAAGGAATAG
- a CDS encoding phosphopantetheine-binding protein, with amino-acid sequence MSDLNNRVKEVIIESLELEDVTPADIVDSAPIFGKNEKGEGLGLDSIDALELGIAIKEKFGVSFSSVKEEAKKHFASVDTLSAYIAEHTEG; translated from the coding sequence ATGTCCGATTTGAATAACCGCGTTAAAGAAGTTATCATCGAGTCTCTGGAACTGGAAGATGTCACTCCGGCTGACATCGTGGATTCCGCTCCGATTTTTGGCAAAAACGAAAAGGGTGAAGGCTTAGGCCTTGACTCTATCGATGCCCTTGAATTGGGCATTGCCATTAAGGAAAAGTTTGGGGTCTCTTTTTCTTCGGTGAAAGAAGAAGCCAAGAAACATTTTGCATCGGTAGATACTCTTTCGGCCTATATTGCCGAACACACTGAGGGTTAA
- a CDS encoding acyl carrier protein — MEKQEIFEKIKAALAEDFDIEEEKLVPEAKLYEDLELDSIDAVDLIVKLKSFLPRNIDPEVFKAVRTLQDVVDAIYNLIHSTESK, encoded by the coding sequence ATGGAAAAACAGGAAATTTTTGAAAAGATCAAAGCTGCTCTTGCAGAAGACTTTGATATCGAAGAAGAAAAGCTCGTGCCCGAAGCCAAGCTCTACGAAGACTTGGAACTGGACAGCATTGATGCTGTTGACTTGATTGTCAAGCTGAAGTCTTTCTTGCCGCGCAATATTGACCCCGAAGTGTTTAAGGCTGTCCGCACCTTGCAAGATGTGGTGGACGCTATCTATAACCTGATTCACAGCACGGAAAGCAAGTAA
- a CDS encoding AMP-binding protein yields the protein MKSMAGKIFFAAISVLYPIIVYCGLVFWGLSPRRLSVLLLVLALSHFLGFTRSKSNLDRWRIVLLVVLVLACAFTAFFLDNVLFVKFYPVLVSVSLLAFFAFTLIKPPSFAFRMASLADKSLADSPSRPAVECYCTKVTLVWCVFFAVNASVATLTVFMESDKAWALYNGLISYILIGVIFTVEFLVRKMVQNKLQSYIPVCELEKDSRPEGALVSFGAGDAGKDCKTWGDLVRDVSSVRHFLEQKNIASWILHCEDSYYFAVSLLAILQSGFRALVTANRQEAFIKEIKKPEYGFLTDEPFAGDSSCVLIQDILAASKNNAEIKFGKFDKSKAEMVMYTSGTTGEPKAVHKLFLQFENELFELVKVFGNDWVNRKVYSTVNHHHIYGLLFTALLPIATGLPFRRRRIDFPTELSGIASESAVMASSPAFLKRLSAEADKPVGFKCTPVIYSSGGPLPVEVARRASELTGYWPMEIYGSTETGGIAYRQSKNGAVWTPFEVCKMSLAENECLNVKSSYILEAEGFTTGDLVDLYDDGRFLLKGRSDSIVKIEEKRISLPEVENRIKQTGLVQDVRVVPMSGKRQYLAAAIVLNEDGRKQFAGQPKLAINNYFHDYLVKFIENTVLPKKWRYLEELPQNTEGKIRMRDIQALFGLAESPNFKILKFRREPGVFTAKLVFPATSEYYDGHFPEFKLLPAVAQVDLALRLARNFLEVPKMLSKIHRTKFANPIMPENPVELKITYDADSAKVTFGYTSEQGDKKYSSGSFTMNPEQSLG from the coding sequence ATGAAATCGATGGCGGGAAAGATTTTCTTTGCCGCGATTTCTGTATTGTACCCGATTATCGTCTATTGCGGACTGGTATTCTGGGGACTTTCTCCACGGCGGCTGAGCGTGCTGCTTTTAGTGCTAGCTCTCAGCCACTTTCTGGGCTTTACGCGTAGCAAGTCGAACTTGGATCGTTGGCGGATTGTCCTGCTTGTGGTTCTCGTGCTTGCTTGTGCGTTCACCGCGTTTTTCTTGGACAACGTTTTGTTTGTCAAGTTCTACCCGGTGCTCGTGAGTGTAAGCCTGCTTGCTTTTTTTGCGTTTACGCTGATCAAGCCGCCAAGCTTTGCGTTTCGCATGGCAAGTCTTGCCGACAAGTCGTTGGCCGATTCGCCTTCAAGGCCTGCGGTAGAATGCTATTGCACTAAAGTAACGCTTGTCTGGTGTGTCTTTTTTGCAGTGAATGCAAGTGTCGCGACGCTTACTGTTTTCATGGAATCAGACAAAGCCTGGGCGCTTTACAACGGATTAATTTCTTACATTTTAATAGGGGTTATTTTTACCGTGGAATTCTTGGTTCGTAAGATGGTGCAGAATAAATTGCAGTCATACATTCCTGTATGTGAATTAGAAAAAGATTCTAGGCCCGAAGGCGCTTTGGTTAGCTTTGGCGCAGGTGATGCCGGCAAAGATTGCAAAACTTGGGGCGACCTTGTGCGCGATGTTTCCAGCGTACGCCATTTCCTGGAACAAAAAAATATAGCGTCGTGGATTTTGCATTGCGAAGATTCCTACTATTTCGCGGTCTCGCTTTTGGCAATTCTCCAGAGTGGATTCCGCGCGCTCGTGACCGCAAACCGCCAAGAAGCTTTCATTAAAGAAATCAAGAAACCGGAATATGGATTCTTGACCGACGAACCGTTCGCAGGCGATAGCTCTTGTGTCTTGATTCAAGATATTCTTGCTGCAAGTAAAAACAATGCCGAAATCAAGTTCGGAAAGTTCGACAAGTCGAAAGCCGAAATGGTCATGTACACCTCTGGCACGACTGGCGAACCGAAGGCGGTTCACAAGCTGTTCCTGCAATTCGAAAATGAACTTTTTGAATTGGTAAAGGTTTTCGGTAATGATTGGGTGAACCGCAAAGTTTATAGCACGGTTAACCATCACCACATTTACGGCCTCTTGTTTACGGCCCTCCTGCCGATTGCAACAGGCCTCCCGTTCCGCAGGCGTCGTATCGATTTCCCGACAGAACTTTCGGGCATTGCGTCTGAATCGGCCGTCATGGCCTCTAGCCCCGCATTCTTGAAACGCCTTTCTGCTGAGGCCGATAAGCCTGTCGGCTTTAAGTGCACTCCGGTGATTTATTCTTCTGGTGGCCCGCTCCCGGTCGAGGTGGCCCGCAGAGCAAGCGAACTCACGGGATACTGGCCCATGGAAATTTATGGCAGTACCGAAACGGGCGGCATTGCTTATAGGCAATCGAAAAATGGGGCTGTGTGGACTCCGTTTGAAGTCTGCAAGATGAGCCTTGCCGAAAACGAATGTCTGAATGTCAAGTCGAGCTATATTCTCGAAGCCGAAGGCTTTACGACAGGCGATCTGGTTGACCTTTATGACGATGGCCGATTCTTGCTTAAGGGCCGCTCCGATTCTATCGTGAAAATCGAAGAAAAGCGTATCTCGCTTCCTGAAGTCGAAAACAGAATCAAGCAGACGGGCCTTGTGCAAGATGTACGCGTGGTTCCCATGTCTGGCAAACGCCAGTATCTTGCCGCGGCGATTGTCTTGAACGAAGACGGTCGCAAACAATTTGCGGGCCAGCCCAAGCTTGCCATCAACAATTACTTCCATGATTATTTGGTAAAGTTTATCGAGAATACGGTGTTGCCGAAAAAGTGGCGCTACCTCGAAGAACTCCCGCAGAATACGGAAGGTAAAATCCGCATGCGCGATATTCAGGCGCTTTTCGGTCTTGCCGAAAGCCCGAACTTCAAGATTTTGAAATTCCGCCGGGAACCGGGCGTGTTCACGGCAAAGCTTGTGTTCCCGGCAACCAGCGAATACTATGACGGGCATTTCCCGGAATTCAAGCTGTTACCCGCTGTGGCGCAGGTTGACTTGGCGCTTCGCCTTGCAAGAAACTTTTTGGAAGTTCCCAAAATGCTTTCGAAAATTCACCGCACCAAGTTTGCAAACCCGATTATGCCCGAAAATCCTGTAGAACTGAAAATTACCTACGACGCCGATTCTGCCAAGGTTACGTTTGGCTATACGAGCGAGCAAGGTGATAAAAAGTATTCGAGCGGTTCGTTCACTATGAATCCGGAGCAGTCCCTTGGCTAA
- a CDS encoding glycosyltransferase family 2 protein — MAKNAKDNTPINVCAIVPVYRHEKASRSVVEKLVSYNIPVILIDDGNAPEGHEILVQIVKEFPHVNLVTHAVNRGKGGAVRTGMETAVNMGFTHALQVDADGQHDMEAIPFFVKAAQKHPKDMICAFPQYDDSVPTAREKGRKITNFWIAVETLSKQIPDAMCGFRVYPLKKSWPIVRRFRNNRMGFDIEVLVRLSWAGLVMRFYPIKVNYPEDGVSNFRMFHDNVAISLTHSMLFFGMLVRLPMILGRRLFCKK, encoded by the coding sequence TTGGCTAAGAACGCTAAAGATAATACCCCGATTAACGTTTGTGCAATTGTGCCTGTGTACAGGCACGAAAAGGCTTCGCGCTCGGTTGTCGAAAAGCTGGTTTCGTACAATATCCCCGTGATTCTTATCGATGACGGTAATGCGCCCGAAGGCCACGAAATCTTGGTGCAAATTGTCAAGGAATTTCCGCATGTGAACCTTGTAACGCACGCAGTCAACCGCGGCAAAGGTGGCGCTGTACGCACGGGTATGGAAACTGCGGTGAATATGGGCTTTACGCATGCGCTCCAGGTGGATGCCGACGGCCAGCACGATATGGAAGCGATTCCGTTCTTTGTCAAGGCCGCTCAAAAGCATCCGAAAGACATGATTTGCGCGTTCCCGCAGTACGATGATTCTGTTCCGACGGCTCGTGAAAAAGGTCGTAAGATTACGAATTTCTGGATTGCTGTTGAAACGCTTTCGAAGCAGATTCCCGATGCCATGTGTGGCTTTCGTGTGTACCCGCTGAAAAAGTCTTGGCCTATTGTGCGTCGCTTCCGCAATAACCGCATGGGCTTTGATATCGAAGTTCTGGTAAGGCTTTCGTGGGCGGGACTCGTTATGCGTTTTTACCCCATCAAGGTGAACTATCCGGAAGATGGCGTGTCGAACTTTAGAATGTTCCATGACAACGTCGCCATTTCGCTAACGCATTCGATGCTTTTCTTTGGTATGCTTGTTCGACTTCCGATGATTCTTGGCCGTCGTTTGTTCTGCAAGAAATAG
- a CDS encoding lipid A biosynthesis acyltransferase: MAEQREYKSKNDAVNGHWADLKEVGGGLWHFRFMLWVACHLPLFMVELVTAVGSFFFWLGAAPVRARSRIYLDHLSKASGKKMGLFGTYKHIYSFALSMMEKLLGWRGAIKLNRIEKQNDDLEMFLDQLNRGQGAFMLCSHLGNMEMLRSLTAYDGFMTKRKFEVFPVIDFSVTSKFNGLLRELNPGLMDHIVDANGIGIESAVWMKEQVSAGNLVVIAGDRTSANSRNRTIATEFLGEPANFPEGTFSLAGILNEPVYFVFVVRKSDFNIRSTYELHVMRAKTSLQCPRKERPERMKALLREYTSILEKLCKEHPYQWYNFYNFWERIEN, translated from the coding sequence ATGGCTGAACAGCGCGAATATAAAAGCAAAAATGATGCTGTAAACGGGCACTGGGCCGACCTCAAAGAAGTGGGCGGAGGCCTATGGCATTTCCGTTTTATGCTTTGGGTCGCATGCCATTTACCACTCTTTATGGTAGAGCTTGTGACGGCTGTAGGCAGTTTTTTCTTTTGGCTTGGTGCGGCGCCTGTGCGTGCCCGTTCCCGAATTTATCTGGATCACTTGAGCAAAGCCAGCGGTAAAAAGATGGGCCTGTTTGGCACGTACAAGCATATTTATTCGTTTGCGCTCTCGATGATGGAAAAACTGCTCGGCTGGCGTGGGGCTATAAAGCTCAACCGCATTGAAAAGCAGAACGATGACTTGGAAATGTTTTTAGACCAGCTGAATCGCGGTCAGGGTGCGTTTATGCTCTGCTCGCATTTGGGCAATATGGAAATGCTTCGTTCGCTTACGGCATACGATGGCTTTATGACCAAAAGAAAGTTCGAAGTGTTTCCGGTTATCGATTTCTCGGTAACGTCAAAATTTAACGGATTGCTTCGCGAACTGAATCCGGGCTTAATGGACCACATTGTCGATGCAAACGGCATCGGGATTGAATCCGCCGTATGGATGAAGGAACAGGTCTCTGCCGGAAACTTGGTGGTCATTGCGGGCGACCGTACCTCGGCAAATTCGCGCAACCGCACGATTGCAACGGAATTCTTGGGAGAACCCGCAAACTTTCCCGAAGGCACATTCTCGCTTGCTGGCATTTTGAACGAGCCCGTTTATTTTGTCTTTGTCGTTCGCAAGAGTGATTTTAATATTCGCTCGACATACGAACTGCATGTAATGCGGGCTAAAACGTCTCTGCAATGCCCGCGCAAGGAACGCCCCGAGCGAATGAAGGCTTTGCTGCGGGAATACACAAGCATTTTGGAAAAGCTCTGCAAGGAGCATCCTTACCAGTGGTATAACTTTTACAATTTTTGGGAACGAATCGAAAACTAG